The DNA sequence TCCACAAGTCCCACTAGGTGTTCCGAAACTGGCGAATTTAATGGAAGAGATGATCTGCTTAGGATTAGGACACTCTAGTGACAGAACTGGCCCTGATCTTCTTCCTGATTCTGAGTCTGAATTCCACATGTCTATTGGTGGAGGGTGAGACTCAGATACATGTGAGCACAAGCTTCCTATCTGCTTTGTAGCAAAAGAGATTTGTGTAGGGTCACCTCCACTTTCCTCAAACAACACAAGAGTGTTGCTATCTGTTTGCAACCATGATCTTGGGACATGGTATCTGCAAGAACAATATAAGTGAGTCAATCATTATCTACTCGATTACTTTACTCCGAAGATTCGTCTAATATCACTCGATATTTCAATTAGGTCCTTACAGTTAAACATTTCAATTGATCACGAACCATATCTATAGTTCTCTTAACATAAAAAATGTAGTACTTACAATGTTTGTGATGGCTTTCCACAGTTCTTGAGGCATTTGGATGAACTATAAGATCCTCTATAATTGCATGAAGTTGCACAACCAGAATTTGGAGAGACATATGTAGGCCAGAATCTTCCAATACTCTGTCCATTCACCCAAGCTTCTCCTTTCCCCATCCCAGTGAAGTCGATTGCAACCGGATCATTGCCAGAGGGAGCAACAAAGTTTGTCTAATTTATACAACATTAGTTAGAACCAAATTCATCTGCATTTTTCTAACAGATTATGCATCCATTGATTACCTTGTACCAAGTCAAGGGTTGATTCTTAGGTAAGTTTGATTGTGAGTTCCACTGTCCAACACTTCCACTAGATAGACCTAAGTCTTCACCTTGAAGACCAATCTGCATTCACAAAGATATAGATTCTGTATCTTTCTAACAATGTATCTAGCTAGCTAGATAAAACCAAGAATCAACAGTGACAGATGAAAGCGAATGGAGTGTAACCTGATATGTCCATTGCTGGGAGGAGAGGTCAATAGTAGTGCCATTCTTCAATCCCTTCAATGTCACTGGTCCAGTGATCCCAGCACCCCATGTGTCAAAGAAAGATCCATAGTTCTGATTTGTATAAGAATCACATCAGCTTATATATAGAGCATGGAAATATTATGACTTCTAGTTTCTAAATCACATAGGGAGAAAAGATAACAAGACCAATGcttaaaagaaacaaaatttcATCTATTAAAGATGCTTATATAGTACATAGTATATATattcaaaaaagaagaagagaaagaggaatTACTTGAAGTCCCACAGTTAAACTCAAGAGATCAATTGTGTTCTTCCCAGCTACAAGTGTGATGGGGATATCCACATTGACTTTAGCATTGCCACTGTTTCCTTTTCCACTCCCTGAAAATATATTTTCACTAATATTATTTGAAAGAAAGGAAGCCTTGGAGAAACGGTTGAGTTGTCTCCACGTGATCAGGTTCAAGCTGTGAAATCAGTCACTGATGCAATTTACCTGCAAGCTTCCCATTTATGAAAGCATGAAGGGCATGTCCAAGGGATTCAATGTGAAGAACAGTTTGAGCACTAACATCATCTTCAAAATCAATGcttcaaatatattaaaaaaaagggtCATGCATAGATTTCAAATCAGATAGAAGAACTCAAGGAAGCTTTTTCAACCATTGAGAGGCCTATATACCTTAATGAGTACCACAAATAGTCACTTCTATCAGCAGTGGTATTTATTTGCTCTACTAATCCAAATTTTGAGAATGAACCATTCTTTGAAATTCCAATTGGTTCACTTATCCAACTCCATTCACTGCTAGAATCTTCTAAAGCACCACCACCATCCTCCTTTAGTTTCAAAGATTGAGTTATGAAGCTTGAAGTTGTAGATGCAGAATTAATCTACCAAACAAAACAAAAGTACTAATTACTTTAGTTTAATCACACAACCAATAATAATTTGCACTTCTGgttttgatatatatatttatacctTTGCAGTGTTAAGCACAACATTCTTGCAATCTGGTAAGATGCTCACAGACCATGCTGGCAACTGATATGAATTGCCATTGaaatttgttgttgaatctgatGTGCCAATGTTTGCAAGAAAAGCAGCACACACAGTTCCTGATTTGTATACTGCAGCCTAGTTTTGAATAGTGCAAAAAACAAGGCTTATATTATGTACAACTTAAGAGACTAATCCCTCATAAAACATAGTATATAGAATAAGTATTAATGCAAAACAAGTTATAATTCTAAAATTCTATACTTAATAGTGCAGTTTTTTGTACCTCTAGATTTGAACCAAGAGATGTAATTGTTGGATCAGTAGCTATAAGTGCTTCTTCACAAAGCTTAATGGCCTTGTGCAAATCTCTAAGGTGGCCCCATTTTGGTTGTCTAATAATACCTGCATTATTCAGATAGTATACTTGGACAAAATACACAtaaatagtataatatttttcatgtaATGAAGAGAAGTTTTCATGTGTTCATAGAGTATTAATAAAATGGTTTTCAAGTTATGATTCacgaatttaattttgatgcactatCAATGTAAAAGAGTTTTCCGTGTCCATTCAATTACGCAATAACACGTCAGTAAAAATAACTACTTTTTACATTAATCGCGCATGAATAGTAATCCAAATTAGACAACTGTGTAAAAGAATGCATACCATACTCATCAATGGGTGCATCATAATCATAACTAGTGGAAATGAAAGGTCCACCACTAGTCCTGCCAAAGTTGGTTCCTCCATGGTACTGTTTCAAGATCAATCAACCAAAAGAGTCATTTTTGTAAGGCTGATTTCTAATTTAAGGAATCATATAATAATAagtttaaattattattatttatttattaccaTATAGTAATTTTGAAAAGTTCCACCTCTTTGGTAAAAACGTGCCACAGCAAATGCAATATCTTCCACAGGTCTATAAGGCACAGCACCTCCAAATGAAAGAAACCTACCATAATTGCAAAGAACTCAAAAAGCTTCAATCAAAGTTGACACAAACAACAAATAGGTCCTTGGCTAACTGAAATTTCAAAAACGTCCCTCATTTTCTAAAATGCGAGACATCTAAGTCTCTTTGGAGGGCCTATTTGTTCTTGTATATTTTAGGCAGAAGGACTAAAGTCTTGCATTTTAAAAGGTGAGAGacgtttttgtattttttaattaagtcacTTACCATCCACTCCAATTCTCAGTCCACATCTTTGGCTTTGCATTTGAATTTGGTGTGAATTGATCACAGTAAAATCCATTACATGTGTTAATCTATCATCATACAGTGGAAAACATCATATTAAGGTCTTCATATTCAACTAAGCAAATCCGATAATAATTACGGTAAATTCGACGGTAATGAACGTTTTTACTATAGTGtaagaaagaaataaaacaaaaaattaacatgttttattttaacatagatattttttgttttagttcaatatttttgtattttctgtCTTAAGATACTTGATGACGTGGATTAAACGAAGAAAAGTCGAAAGGTGAAAATTCAAGTGCAGTTGACTTCAcataaagttgatagttgagagtcattagatgaaaatttagtcaaatcagtcaaatcatctcACGGCTCTtagttatcaacttcacgtgaagtcgactgcatcTGAGTTTTCGATCGAAAACTTACCATAGGATCAGGAGCATCTGGTTGCTGGCACATGACCCAAGGTACCCCTGTATTaagggatgtagccattgatgCTGCCCATTTTATGTAGGATTTTCCAGCAGCACCATAGGGTTTATCAATGTTTCCATACTCATTCTCAATCTGCCATCATCATCAGAGCAAGTtgttataattttatactataaaTAGTTAAATACAACAAAAATTTGCAAGTTTGTGAAATATAAAGAACCACTAAAATGTTGTTCCTACAAAAATATGATTGTTTTGTAAAATTTGTAGATTGTAATAAGAGATTAAGAATAAATGATAATTTTAAGTTGGAAAAATGCTTTATAAGGAGaagataattatttaaaaattaacaaactaTTTTAATTTCACCTAATTGATCCaagtataaaatattaaatagttATTTTATACCACCTTTTTTTAGTAGTCATTTCataatacaaaattaaatttattttatttttcattatcCAAACAAAATAACTTATCATGTGACTATTTCTTTAAAGCTAAACtatctaaatataatttattcttcACATAATCAGTTACATAACAAAGTATAGAAATAGATAGTCATTGAAATAaaatgtttaattattctattggtccctatagtttcacgaaatttttaattaagtctttatatttttttctttttaattgaatccttgcaccaattttttttaaattgagttTCTACACTTTTTCACCTTTTTATTTGAGTCcctgcactaatttttttttaattaaatttttatacaattaagccaattactattaagaaggacctaattgaaaaaaaaaattgatgcaagaacccaattaaaaaaatataaaaatttaattaaaaattttatgaaattatAAGGACCAACGAAGTAATTAAACctgaaataaatttaatattttaactttcttaaataataataatatcgaTGCCATGAATGGCATGATGATGAAGTTAATAGAAGTTTATAAGACCATAATGCtaaagaaacaaaaaacaaaaacaactaaaatttatttaatttaatattaattagttattataataattaataaataataaataagataactattttttgttaatttttttttagttactaaatatttttgtttataagATATAAAGAACCTGAGATAAAATAATAGGTCCTCCCTGTGAAGCATAGAGATTTTCTTGCTTCATCATATCCACAATCTTAGCAGTGAATCTCTGCATTTCTgcctaaaataataaaacaaaatcagataatatattttgaattaGGTACAATAAAATACTAAATGTAAATGAGAAGACATAGGAAAATGGTTACCTTAAAAGGTTCATTATCAGTACGGAATTTAATTCCTGGAATAAAATGCAGCCATAGAGGGAAACCTCTGCTCCAATAAAATTTAcatatatgtgaatatataataattaagaaaggaataattaattaataataattgttaCATACCCATAGTTCCATTCAGCACAAGCATAAGGTCCAATACGTAGATGTACATATAATCCTGCTGCTGCTACTAACTTTACAAAATTTACCAAATCACCCCTTCCTTCAAAATAATACTGCCAATTACCCAAATTCAactattatttatatatatttatacatatgaATAtggaaaattaattaaaacaagaaattaaaccagCACCTGGCCTCTAACTGGTTCATGAAAGTTCCAAAAAACATAAGTCTCAATGACATCAAGTCCTCCATCTTTCGACTTCTGAATAAGGTCTGGCCACGTCTACATCCAACAAATTCCGACTTTTAAATATGGTGAAAATTCAGGTACAGTCAATTTCACGTAACGTTGATAGCTGAGAGctattaaatgaaaatttaatcaaatcagtcaaatcatctaacgactctcagatattaacttcacgtaaagtcgaCTGCACTCTGAGTTTCCACctttaaatatatatagagagagaattATTCCATGCTTCTACCTAACagtttaaacttaaaaaaaaaagattacaATACCAATACGTATTTATACCTGAGGAGTGCTACGAGGGTAATGAATAGAACCAGAAATGAAGAGTCTACGGTTGCCATCAATGAGTAATGCTCTGTGATCATATGTTACATTGGCACAAAACATAGGAGGGACATGAATGCAGAGGAACCAAACCAAACGGAACACTAGAATCTTTGTAGCTTCTCTCATTGCACTTttaacccttttttttttaatttctattttgtttttccttgaATCAAAGGGAATATGTGTATAATGATGATTCCCCACTTGGGTTTTGCTTCTCTTATATAAAGGCACAAGTTCTCTGTCTTGAAGCAAATgtcatataaaataaaagtagcTACTTACATGAAAATATCGAGGTGAAAATTCAGGTGAAGTCGACTTTAAGTAAAGTTAATATctgagagtcgttagatgaaaatttagtcaaatcagtcaaatcatctaacatCTCTTaagtatcaacttcacgtgaagttgactgcacctgagttttcaccaaataacgattaataattaaaatataaatatatatttatatggtAAAGAAAAGCTTGCAAGAGAATGGTTGGctttatttatgttttctttttcttgtgaTATTTATTTTCCCCCACATGCGTGTGAGTGTGAACTGTTGTTGCTTAGCCGTTTTGTGAACACAGAAATACATATgcacatatataatataatataattatatatgtaaaCTTATAAGCATTTCAAAACTTAGAATTTGA is a window from the Arachis stenosperma cultivar V10309 chromosome 3, arast.V10309.gnm1.PFL2, whole genome shotgun sequence genome containing:
- the LOC130970379 gene encoding beta-galactosidase 8-like produces the protein MREATKILVFRLVWFLCIHVPPMFCANVTYDHRALLIDGNRRLFISGSIHYPRSTPQTWPDLIQKSKDGGLDVIETYVFWNFHEPVRGQYYFEGRGDLVNFVKLVAAAGLYVHLRIGPYACAEWNYGGFPLWLHFIPGIKFRTDNEPFKAEMQRFTAKIVDMMKQENLYASQGGPIILSQIENEYGNIDKPYGAAGKSYIKWAASMATSLNTGVPWVMCQQPDAPDPMINTCNGFYCDQFTPNSNAKPKMWTENWSGWFLSFGGAVPYRPVEDIAFAVARFYQRGGTFQNYYMYHGGTNFGRTSGGPFISTSYDYDAPIDEYGIIRQPKWGHLRDLHKAIKLCEEALIATDPTITSLGSNLEAAVYKSGTVCAAFLANIGTSDSTTNFNGNSYQLPAWSVSILPDCKNVVLNTAKINSASTTSSFITQSLKLKEDGGGALEDSSSEWSWISEPIGISKNGSFSKFGLVEQINTTADRSDYLWYSLSIDFEDDVSAQTVLHIESLGHALHAFINGKLAGSGKGNSGNAKVNVDIPITLVAGKNTIDLLSLTVGLQNYGSFFDTWGAGITGPVTLKGLKNGTTIDLSSQQWTYQIGLQGEDLGLSSGSVGQWNSQSNLPKNQPLTWYKTNFVAPSGNDPVAIDFTGMGKGEAWVNGQSIGRFWPTYVSPNSGCATSCNYRGSYSSSKCLKNCGKPSQTLYHVPRSWLQTDSNTLVLFEESGGDPTQISFATKQIGSLCSHVSESHPPPIDMWNSDSESGRRSGPVLSLECPNPKQIISSIKFASFGTPSGTCGSFNHGSCSSNKALSIVKKACIGSSNCKINVSIDTFGDPCRRVTKSLAVEASCT